A window of the Planctomycetota bacterium genome harbors these coding sequences:
- a CDS encoding autotransporter-associated beta strand repeat-containing protein — MVRSHRRLGAARLALVLAAIVLPAHATLLTWDADTGSVGAQDGGGIWDTANANWWTGAANATWNNATPDQAIFGAASGVAGTVTLGSAITAGNITFNAPGAGNYVIAGVGNTLTLSGSPTIAANVNATLAAPLAGTGFTKSGAGTLTLAGNNTYTGATIVSAGTLRIGNQAYLITNNTTSNQAWGGSLGYDFTVAAGQPITVTHLGFYDAGVNGLTAAHNVYITSVGGGTTYAAAVVPAGTGAALSYGYRFVPLATPVVLAPGNYTVWGDSYNVDPNYNTMSVAMSAGPVDGGPAANLTFIGTSRYGNPPGNTYPTNVDGGPAYRYGGASFQFYDPDVTYLPTGTAVTLSAAGAALDLNGISQTIGSLAGVAGTNVYLGGGTLTAGGDNSSTTFAGTLSGTGGLTKAGSGTLILSGANTYSGATTVNAGALRLTNSNALSGSSGVTVLNTTVAGGTGTQLELQNNITVNGVAVTLNSNNASNYRTALRSSSGNNVWNGDVILNGNGLDQLYVESGTFRINGDLSAGLGGFTGTIFVRGGGGTGTIAGSINAPNAVLNKTDNSTWVVGAAGESYVWGNTQVSVGTLRMGAANVLPSTTLLTMGQGDTNSATLDLNGNSQTVSGLAFNSTGGTKAITSATAATLTVNNSANYSYGGVLSGAGLALTKQGSGSLTLGGSAANTYGGLTTVAGGVLTLQKSAGVNAVGGNILVNAGTLSLAAAHQIPNTADIMVNGSAIFTTQGNAETVDDVTINSTGASVLSNLTVNGVLTITAGILHDVNSGASLTANAMSLSGASNLRLGANSGDTTLHIGAGGLTMNGATLQLGQLGGAPTALVNLAGDFTGTGSNSILNPNTSGPRFLDLMGATRVFDILSGTTSITPVIRNGGLTKTGAGTLVLSAASTYAGATIISGGTLAITGNGSLAGSSIIHVDAFFDVSAVAGGVYALAAGQTLTGNGAVIGNLDVALGSLISAGNTPGHLLVDGSYVQSGTMLAELGGTGQGTTYDWIEVVGMPGTAVLGGVINVDLVSGFVPQPGDYFDVLTATGGISGFGAVTFDFADAQGGPIWWPSIVELPDGSQALRLAVSPEPATLTLLALGGLALLRRRGRRGG; from the coding sequence ATGGTGCGAAGCCACAGGAGACTCGGCGCAGCCCGTCTGGCTCTCGTGCTCGCCGCCATCGTCCTCCCTGCACACGCCACGCTCCTGACTTGGGACGCCGACACCGGCTCCGTTGGCGCGCAGGACGGGGGCGGTATCTGGGACACCGCGAACGCGAACTGGTGGACGGGTGCGGCCAACGCGACCTGGAACAACGCCACGCCCGACCAGGCGATCTTCGGCGCGGCGTCGGGCGTGGCCGGCACTGTCACGCTCGGCTCTGCCATCACCGCGGGCAACATCACGTTCAACGCGCCCGGCGCCGGCAACTATGTGATCGCGGGCGTCGGCAACACGCTCACGCTCTCGGGCTCGCCCACCATCGCGGCCAACGTCAACGCCACGCTCGCCGCGCCGTTGGCGGGCACCGGCTTCACGAAGAGCGGCGCCGGCACGCTCACCCTCGCGGGCAACAACACGTACACGGGCGCGACCATCGTGTCGGCCGGCACGTTGCGGATTGGGAACCAGGCCTATCTCATCACGAACAACACCACGTCGAACCAGGCCTGGGGCGGCTCGCTGGGCTACGACTTCACGGTGGCCGCCGGCCAGCCGATCACTGTCACGCACCTGGGCTTCTACGATGCCGGAGTGAATGGGCTCACGGCTGCCCACAACGTGTACATCACCTCGGTGGGCGGCGGCACCACCTATGCCGCGGCGGTCGTGCCCGCCGGCACCGGCGCGGCGCTCAGCTACGGCTACCGCTTCGTGCCCCTGGCAACGCCCGTCGTTCTCGCCCCGGGCAACTACACCGTCTGGGGCGACAGCTACAACGTGGACCCGAACTACAATACGATGAGCGTCGCTATGAGCGCGGGGCCGGTGGATGGAGGGCCAGCCGCCAATCTCACCTTCATCGGCACCAGCCGCTATGGGAATCCCCCGGGGAACACCTACCCGACGAATGTGGACGGCGGCCCTGCCTACCGCTACGGCGGGGCGAGTTTCCAGTTCTACGACCCCGACGTGACGTATCTGCCCACGGGCACGGCCGTGACGCTGTCCGCGGCGGGCGCTGCGCTGGATCTCAACGGGATCAGCCAGACGATTGGCTCGCTGGCCGGCGTGGCCGGCACGAACGTGTACCTGGGCGGAGGCACCCTCACGGCCGGCGGCGACAACTCGAGCACGACCTTCGCCGGCACCCTCTCCGGCACGGGCGGCCTCACCAAGGCGGGCTCCGGCACCCTCATCCTCTCGGGCGCGAACACCTACTCGGGCGCGACGACGGTGAACGCCGGCGCGCTCCGGTTGACCAACTCGAACGCGCTGAGTGGCTCGTCGGGCGTCACGGTGCTCAACACGACCGTGGCCGGCGGCACCGGCACGCAACTCGAGCTTCAGAACAACATCACGGTGAACGGCGTCGCGGTGACGCTCAATTCGAACAACGCCAGCAACTACCGCACGGCGCTCCGCAGCAGCAGCGGCAACAACGTGTGGAACGGCGACGTCATCCTGAATGGCAATGGCCTGGACCAGCTCTACGTGGAGAGCGGAACCTTCAGGATCAACGGCGATCTGAGCGCCGGCCTCGGCGGCTTCACCGGCACGATCTTCGTGCGGGGGGGCGGAGGAACAGGGACGATCGCCGGCAGCATCAACGCGCCGAACGCCGTCCTGAACAAGACGGACAACAGCACCTGGGTCGTGGGCGCGGCGGGCGAGTCCTACGTTTGGGGCAACACCCAGGTCTCGGTCGGCACCCTGCGCATGGGCGCCGCCAATGTGCTGCCCAGCACCACACTGCTCACGATGGGGCAGGGCGACACGAACAGCGCCACGCTCGACCTCAATGGCAACAGCCAGACCGTATCGGGCCTGGCCTTCAACAGCACCGGCGGCACGAAGGCGATCACCAGCGCCACGGCGGCCACGCTCACGGTCAACAACTCGGCCAACTACTCATATGGCGGCGTGCTCAGCGGCGCGGGCCTCGCGCTCACCAAACAGGGAAGCGGCTCCCTGACCCTCGGAGGCTCGGCGGCCAACACCTACGGTGGCCTGACCACCGTGGCCGGCGGCGTGCTGACGCTCCAGAAGTCGGCCGGCGTCAATGCCGTGGGCGGCAACATCCTGGTCAACGCCGGCACCCTCAGCCTCGCTGCCGCCCACCAGATCCCGAACACCGCCGACATCATGGTCAACGGCTCGGCCATCTTCACCACCCAAGGCAACGCCGAGACGGTGGACGACGTCACCATCAACTCGACAGGCGCCTCCGTTCTCAGCAACCTCACAGTCAATGGGGTGCTGACCATCACCGCAGGCATCCTGCACGACGTGAACAGCGGCGCCTCCCTCACGGCTAACGCAATGAGCCTGAGCGGCGCCAGCAATCTGCGGCTGGGCGCCAATAGCGGCGACACGACTCTGCACATCGGCGCCGGCGGCCTCACGATGAACGGCGCCACCCTGCAACTCGGCCAGCTCGGCGGCGCGCCCACCGCTCTGGTCAACCTGGCGGGCGACTTCACCGGCACGGGAAGCAACAGTATCCTGAACCCCAACACCAGCGGCCCGCGCTTCCTCGACCTCATGGGGGCGACCCGCGTCTTCGATATTCTCAGCGGCACCACCAGCATCACGCCCGTGATCCGCAACGGCGGACTCACCAAGACAGGAGCCGGCACCCTGGTTCTGAGCGCGGCCAGCACCTATGCCGGCGCCACAATCATCTCGGGCGGCACGCTGGCCATCACTGGCAATGGCTCGCTGGCCGGCAGCTCGATCATCCACGTGGACGCCTTCTTCGATGTCTCGGCGGTCGCCGGCGGCGTCTACGCCCTGGCCGCCGGCCAGACGCTCACGGGGAACGGCGCGGTGATCGGCAACCTCGACGTGGCGCTCGGGTCGCTCATCTCGGCAGGCAACACCCCAGGCCATCTCCTGGTGGATGGCAGCTACGTCCAGAGCGGCACGATGCTCGCCGAACTGGGCGGCACGGGCCAGGGCACCACCTACGACTGGATCGAGGTCGTCGGCATGCCCGGCACCGCCGTCCTGGGCGGGGTGATTAACGTGGACCTCGTGAGCGGCTTTGTGCCGCAGCCGGGCGACTACTTCGACGTGCTGACGGCCACCGGGGGCATCTCGGGCTTCGGGGCGGTGACCTTCGACTTCGCCGACGCCCAGGGCGGGCCGATCTGGTGGCCGAGCATCGTGGAGTTGCCCGACGGCTCGCAGGCCTTGCGCCTCGCCGTCTCGCCCGAACCGGCCACGCTCACGCTGCTTGCGCTCGGCGGCCTGGCCCTCCTGCGTCGCCGAGGTCGGCGAGGTGGGTGA
- a CDS encoding Gfo/Idh/MocA family oxidoreductase, translating to MKSSCVSRRVFLGGAATSAFAFTFVSRDVLGGEGKQAASDKLNIACIGVGGKGGGDVAGVSSENIVALCDVDEKKGEGSFKAHPNAKKFKDFRVMLQELDKQIDAVTVSTADHVHAPASMMAMKMGKHVFCQKPLTHSIFEARELTRQAKASKVATLMGIQGHSSEQIRLICEWVWGGVLGQVREVHYWTNRPIWPQGIDRPKDTPQVPAHLDWNLWLGPAPERPYHPAYHPFAWRGWWDFGSGALGDIACHAMDAAFWALKLGEAKTLEMEAVSSPVNNETAPKWSQITFHYPARGNMAPVKVVWNDGYEDKSRPKELEVPRPKDMEPDRKLPGGIGGQLIIGDKATILAGVYADGARIVPEAKFQELKSSLPAKSIPRSPGHYQEWLRACKGGEPAGANFADYAGPLTEMVLLGNLAIRTGKKVVWDAEQMKVTNVPEANQYIAREYRKGWTL from the coding sequence TTGAAGAGCAGTTGCGTCTCGCGTCGGGTCTTTCTGGGCGGAGCGGCCACATCGGCCTTCGCCTTCACGTTCGTGTCCCGCGACGTGCTGGGCGGCGAGGGCAAGCAGGCGGCCAGCGACAAGCTGAACATCGCCTGCATCGGCGTGGGCGGCAAGGGCGGCGGCGATGTGGCCGGCGTGTCGAGCGAGAACATCGTGGCCTTGTGCGACGTGGACGAGAAGAAGGGCGAGGGCTCGTTCAAGGCGCACCCGAACGCGAAGAAGTTCAAGGACTTCCGCGTCATGCTCCAGGAGCTGGACAAGCAGATTGACGCGGTGACGGTTTCCACGGCCGACCACGTTCACGCCCCGGCCTCGATGATGGCGATGAAGATGGGCAAGCACGTCTTCTGCCAGAAGCCGCTCACCCACTCGATCTTCGAGGCCCGCGAGCTCACCAGGCAGGCCAAGGCCTCCAAGGTCGCCACCCTCATGGGGATCCAGGGGCACTCCTCCGAGCAGATCCGCCTCATCTGCGAGTGGGTGTGGGGCGGCGTGCTGGGGCAGGTGCGCGAGGTGCACTATTGGACCAACCGCCCCATCTGGCCGCAAGGCATTGACAGGCCGAAGGATACACCCCAGGTGCCCGCCCATCTCGACTGGAATCTGTGGCTCGGCCCCGCCCCCGAGCGGCCCTACCACCCCGCCTATCACCCCTTCGCCTGGCGCGGGTGGTGGGACTTCGGGTCGGGCGCGCTCGGCGACATCGCGTGCCACGCGATGGATGCGGCCTTCTGGGCGCTCAAGCTCGGCGAGGCCAAGACCCTGGAGATGGAGGCCGTGAGCTCGCCGGTCAACAACGAGACGGCGCCCAAGTGGTCGCAGATCACCTTCCACTATCCCGCGCGTGGCAACATGGCGCCCGTAAAGGTCGTGTGGAACGACGGTTACGAGGACAAGAGCCGGCCGAAGGAGCTGGAGGTGCCTCGACCCAAGGACATGGAGCCGGACCGCAAGCTGCCGGGCGGGATCGGCGGCCAGCTCATCATTGGGGACAAGGCGACGATTCTGGCGGGCGTCTACGCCGATGGCGCCCGGATCGTGCCGGAGGCCAAGTTCCAGGAGCTCAAGAGCAGCCTCCCCGCGAAGAGCATCCCGCGGTCGCCCGGCCACTACCAGGAGTGGCTCCGCGCCTGCAAGGGCGGTGAGCCGGCGGGCGCCAACTTCGCCGACTACGCGGGCCCCCTCACCGAGATGGTGCTCCTGGGCAATCTGGCCATCCGCACAGGCAAGAAGGTGGTCTGGGATGCCGAGCAGATGAAGGTCACCAACGTCCCCGAGGCCAACCAGTACATCGCCCGCGAGTACCGGAAAGGCTGGACGCTCTAA
- a CDS encoding dienelactone hydrolase family protein, whose protein sequence is MQALAALTLALATVSYSAALAGAPPADTPRKLKADPGQEYFLYLPKNHDPKAPAWLLVAVHAANGDGAGALGLSKIADEGGGIVLAPTFKGDFQDPAKGAGSKLKAILKEVQADFRLQPKIVLVGFAEGAAFAHRYALDNAASVLGCAAHSPDKWDDPSPRARSVAFLVTCGLDDKTPNRIAEAQKFAKAAQDRKFEVQTLWLKGVAHTFDARARDKTKDFFYKLTTGMNAWERTKARSCVAKADAALKAGKFGEAYAAAKELLDLKPSDDYVARANAVLQQVADAGKERLAKLDEQAKAQPDAAAAAYEKLREQFLGTPIAAAVAERLDALANRPQDQPKPKVTEKAEAPPEPNPAKMRNDCRAWLALANNFIANNKTPEARALLQKIISTYPDSVFAEQAKAKLEQLGP, encoded by the coding sequence ATGCAAGCTCTCGCCGCACTCACCCTGGCGCTGGCCACCGTGTCCTACTCGGCAGCGCTGGCCGGCGCGCCTCCGGCCGACACGCCCCGGAAACTCAAGGCCGACCCCGGCCAGGAATACTTCCTCTACCTGCCCAAGAACCACGACCCCAAGGCACCCGCCTGGCTGCTCGTGGCGGTGCATGCCGCCAACGGCGACGGCGCCGGCGCGCTTGGGCTCAGCAAGATCGCCGACGAGGGGGGCGGCATCGTGCTGGCCCCGACCTTCAAGGGGGACTTCCAGGACCCTGCCAAAGGGGCCGGCAGCAAGCTCAAGGCCATCCTCAAAGAGGTCCAGGCCGACTTCCGCCTCCAGCCCAAGATCGTCCTCGTCGGCTTTGCCGAGGGTGCCGCCTTCGCCCACCGCTACGCGCTCGACAACGCCGCCTCCGTCCTCGGCTGTGCCGCGCACTCGCCCGACAAGTGGGACGACCCCAGCCCTCGAGCCCGCTCCGTCGCCTTCCTCGTGACGTGCGGGCTGGACGACAAGACGCCCAACCGCATCGCCGAAGCCCAGAAGTTCGCCAAAGCCGCCCAGGACAGGAAGTTCGAGGTCCAGACCCTCTGGCTCAAGGGCGTGGCCCACACCTTCGACGCCCGGGCGCGCGACAAGACCAAGGACTTCTTCTACAAGCTCACCACCGGGATGAACGCCTGGGAACGCACCAAGGCCCGCTCGTGCGTGGCCAAGGCCGACGCCGCCCTCAAGGCCGGCAAGTTCGGCGAGGCCTACGCCGCGGCCAAGGAACTCCTCGACCTCAAGCCCAGCGACGACTACGTCGCCAGGGCCAACGCCGTGCTTCAGCAGGTCGCCGATGCCGGCAAAGAGCGCCTCGCCAAGCTCGACGAGCAGGCCAAGGCGCAGCCCGACGCCGCGGCCGCCGCCTACGAGAAGCTCCGCGAGCAGTTCCTCGGCACCCCCATCGCCGCGGCCGTCGCCGAGCGCCTCGACGCCCTCGCCAACAGGCCGCAGGACCAGCCGAAGCCTAAGGTGACCGAGAAGGCCGAGGCCCCTCCCGAGCCCAACCCCGCCAAGATGCGCAACGACTGCCGCGCCTGGCTCGCCCTGGCCAACAACTTCATCGCCAACAACAAGACACCCGAGGCGCGCGCCCTCCTCCAGAAGATCATCAGCACCTATCCCGACAGCGTCTTCGCCGAACAGGCCAAGGCCAAGCTTGAGCAACTCGGTCCATGA
- a CDS encoding ThuA domain-containing protein has product MTRRWMLGVLALAAFGLNAQGGEKIKLFFLQGGGHDWKGNFAILQPILEKLGDFEITASNDMDELKADNIKKYNLILFYGSGLNFKDPEQEKGLIEFVKGGGAFAGIHSATDSFKNSEAYWQMIGGRFKGHGGGKFWTRIVDKEHVITKGLEDFEIQDETYSHNYAKGFEPHSLVKIDRGNEQQSMGWCHEYGKGRVFYTSLGHGREAWVNPSFQRLVIRGLYWAVGREPKDPPAPEPAPEKK; this is encoded by the coding sequence ATGACGCGGCGATGGATGCTGGGCGTGCTGGCCCTGGCGGCCTTCGGCCTCAACGCACAGGGCGGCGAGAAGATCAAGCTCTTCTTCCTCCAGGGCGGCGGTCACGACTGGAAGGGCAACTTCGCCATCCTCCAGCCGATCCTGGAGAAGCTGGGCGACTTCGAGATCACCGCCTCGAACGACATGGACGAGTTGAAGGCCGACAACATCAAGAAGTACAACCTGATCCTCTTCTACGGCTCGGGCCTCAACTTCAAGGACCCCGAGCAGGAGAAGGGCCTGATCGAGTTCGTCAAGGGCGGCGGCGCCTTCGCCGGCATCCACTCGGCGACCGACTCCTTCAAGAACTCCGAGGCCTACTGGCAGATGATCGGCGGCCGCTTCAAGGGGCACGGCGGAGGCAAGTTCTGGACCCGCATCGTGGACAAGGAGCACGTGATCACCAAGGGGCTCGAGGACTTCGAAATCCAGGACGAGACGTACAGCCACAACTACGCCAAAGGCTTCGAGCCGCACTCGCTGGTGAAGATTGACCGCGGCAACGAGCAGCAGAGCATGGGCTGGTGCCACGAGTACGGCAAGGGCCGCGTGTTCTACACGAGCCTCGGCCACGGCCGCGAGGCTTGGGTGAACCCCTCCTTCCAGCGCCTCGTCATTCGGGGCCTCTACTGGGCCGTCGGCCGCGAGCCGAAGGACCCGCCGGCCCCCGAGCCTGCGCCCGAGAAGAAGTGA
- a CDS encoding Gfo/Idh/MocA family oxidoreductase yields MSMRRLKVGTIGLRAGHPRQWEGSSLVETHGVCDTDEALLRTVARECGAKVASTDYRDLVNCPEIDIIFVASPDQWHCEQACAALRAGKHVLCEKPMVMTLEECDLLVRTADETGGKFLVGQVCRFAPGFAMAKRLIAEGLIGDLFFLESEYAHDYTHIKGVGGWRVDPVRLRHPFLGGACHAVDLLRWIGGDVAEVFAYANRKVLTDWPVDDCTIAAMKFARGGVLGKVFCGIGVKRPYTMRSVFYGTKGTIIADNTSPEIQVASEKAFGHQRFASVPVDIASHNKRAEMDALARAILDDTEVELDEREGARTVATCLAAVQSAATGKPVAVRNQW; encoded by the coding sequence ATGTCCATGAGACGGCTCAAAGTCGGCACCATCGGCCTCCGCGCCGGCCACCCGCGCCAGTGGGAGGGCAGCTCGCTCGTCGAGACCCATGGCGTGTGCGACACCGACGAGGCGCTCCTGCGCACCGTCGCTCGCGAGTGCGGAGCAAAGGTGGCTTCCACCGACTACCGCGACCTGGTGAATTGCCCCGAGATAGACATCATCTTCGTTGCGTCGCCCGACCAGTGGCACTGCGAGCAGGCCTGCGCCGCCCTCCGAGCCGGCAAGCACGTCCTGTGCGAGAAGCCGATGGTGATGACACTCGAAGAGTGCGACCTTCTCGTGCGCACGGCCGACGAGACGGGCGGCAAGTTCCTCGTCGGCCAGGTGTGCCGCTTCGCGCCCGGCTTCGCCATGGCGAAACGCCTTATCGCCGAGGGGCTGATCGGCGACCTGTTCTTCCTCGAATCCGAATACGCCCACGATTACACGCACATCAAAGGTGTGGGCGGCTGGCGCGTGGACCCCGTGCGCCTGCGGCACCCGTTCCTCGGCGGCGCCTGCCACGCGGTGGACCTGCTCCGCTGGATCGGCGGCGACGTGGCGGAGGTGTTCGCCTACGCCAATCGCAAGGTGCTCACCGATTGGCCTGTGGACGACTGCACCATCGCCGCGATGAAGTTCGCCCGCGGCGGCGTGCTGGGCAAGGTCTTCTGCGGCATCGGCGTCAAGCGCCCCTACACCATGCGCAGCGTCTTCTACGGCACGAAGGGCACAATCATCGCCGACAACACCTCGCCCGAGATTCAGGTCGCCAGCGAGAAGGCGTTCGGCCACCAGCGTTTCGCATCGGTGCCCGTGGACATTGCGAGCCACAACAAGCGCGCCGAGATGGACGCCCTGGCCCGCGCCATCCTCGACGACACCGAGGTGGAACTCGACGAGCGCGAGGGCGCCCGCACCGTGGCCACCTGCCTCGCCGCCGTCCAATCCGCCGCCACGGGCAAGCCCGTGGCCGTGAGGAACCAGTGGTGA
- a CDS encoding macro domain-containing protein has protein sequence MSRISVDIRKGDITRVKAAAIVNPANTTGAMAEGVSLAIRRAGGQAIEDAAIAEAPIPVGMAVATTAGSLPFRHVIHAVSMRRPRQRIPPENIAEATKAAIECADRLGCESLAIPDLGVRMGKVSPADAARAMLDAIAATRTATLRHVVLVDVDKRLYEALRKARHTEDEEVEHPHGGPGERRLPRTEAPNRRRNRHRSLGYGR, from the coding sequence ATGAGTCGGATCTCCGTGGACATCCGCAAGGGCGACATTACGCGGGTCAAGGCCGCGGCCATCGTGAACCCCGCCAATACCACGGGCGCGATGGCGGAGGGAGTGTCGCTGGCCATCCGCCGCGCGGGCGGCCAGGCCATCGAGGACGCGGCCATCGCCGAGGCGCCCATCCCCGTGGGGATGGCGGTGGCGACGACGGCCGGCTCGTTGCCCTTCCGCCACGTGATTCACGCGGTTTCGATGCGGCGGCCCCGCCAGCGCATTCCGCCCGAGAACATCGCCGAAGCGACGAAGGCGGCCATCGAGTGCGCCGACCGCCTCGGCTGCGAGAGCCTGGCCATTCCCGACCTCGGCGTGCGCATGGGCAAGGTATCGCCCGCCGACGCCGCCCGCGCGATGCTCGACGCCATCGCGGCAACGAGGACGGCCACGCTCCGCCACGTAGTGCTGGTTGACGTGGACAAGCGGCTCTACGAGGCCCTGCGCAAGGCCCGCCACACCGAGGACGAGGAGGTCGAGCACCCCCACGGCGGCCCGGGCGAGCGCCGCCTGCCCCGCACCGAGGCCCCCAACCGCCGCCGCAACCGCCACCGGTCGCTCGGCTACGGCCGCTGA
- a CDS encoding pyruvate formate lyase family protein: MATTVATCGELAAATRELREEVRRDAASFSERLLLVAEAFRESEGEVYRGMRTAKATRRIFEKMPIKIRRGEILVGWHPNSRPDEVTKKAIQDAAAYLRTQTYWVWASEGHMAPDYPTLLRDGIGGTLRRIEELRLRLEHLDLATPQRQAFYDSARLSLEALQHLIRRYADLARHLAEGAGDGGTVALSRESATVRQLGPRDGDVPPATPPTTERWWAEELRTIAAVCDHIAYEPPRTFREALQLVWFLYLAVCLEASESHHCFGPGRPDQYLLPYYLRDREAGILDDATLEALLDQLFIKCNEFEGRGMSAVILVLGGRKPDGSDATNELSYRFLEACGRVRMYFPGCDISWHRGMDAEFLRCCVALLRNGNGQPAFFNDEVIVRGLVRKGIPFEHAVDHLPSTCTETSIAGRTNPWVAHPYVNIAQSLLHALFDGQAPGTNEPSRPRTGLPQTFAELRDAFVRQLEYDAHQAVARVLRDQWHASMYRLFPLLSCFIQGCLERGRDIAQGGCLYTFLQPEAVGTSNVVDGLAAVKVLVQDEKRFTLDDFRAAICANFAGHEGLRRAIVRECPKHGNDVPWVNQLFADVAGAWCTYLEGHTSLFGGPVLPGFLGWTVWIHFGEQTAATPDGRLAGQPLAHSLAHRSGVRVKGFPSLVLSASGFDQSRGLGGITFNVRFGANSLAAEGGVERLKAMIEAAMDLGTYQVQVDLASSEVLRDAQAHPENHADLLVRIGGYLVPFTLLPPKAQEDILARTELEL, translated from the coding sequence ATGGCAACAACTGTGGCGACCTGTGGCGAGTTGGCGGCGGCGACTCGCGAACTGCGGGAAGAGGTGCGGCGAGACGCGGCCTCGTTCTCGGAGCGATTGCTGCTCGTGGCCGAGGCGTTCCGCGAGAGCGAGGGCGAGGTCTATCGCGGGATGCGGACGGCGAAGGCGACCCGCCGCATCTTCGAGAAGATGCCGATCAAGATCCGCCGCGGCGAAATCCTGGTGGGCTGGCACCCCAACAGCCGCCCCGATGAGGTGACGAAGAAGGCGATCCAGGATGCCGCCGCCTATCTCCGCACGCAGACGTACTGGGTCTGGGCGTCTGAGGGCCACATGGCGCCCGACTACCCGACGCTGCTCCGCGACGGCATCGGGGGCACGCTCCGCCGCATCGAGGAGCTTCGTCTCCGTCTCGAACACCTCGACCTGGCGACGCCCCAGAGACAGGCATTCTACGATTCCGCCCGCCTGTCGCTCGAAGCCCTCCAGCACCTCATCCGCCGCTACGCCGACCTCGCCCGCCACCTGGCGGAGGGAGCGGGCGATGGGGGGACTGTCGCGCTTTCGCGCGAAAGCGCGACAGTTCGACAGCTCGGCCCGCGGGACGGGGACGTCCCGCCCGCAACTCCTCCCACCACCGAGCGGTGGTGGGCGGAGGAACTGCGGACAATTGCCGCGGTCTGCGACCACATCGCCTACGAGCCGCCCCGCACGTTCCGCGAGGCGCTCCAACTGGTGTGGTTCCTCTACCTCGCCGTGTGCCTGGAGGCCAGCGAGAGCCACCACTGCTTCGGCCCCGGCCGCCCCGACCAGTATCTCCTCCCCTACTACCTCCGCGACCGCGAGGCGGGCATCCTGGACGACGCCACGCTCGAGGCCCTCCTCGACCAGCTCTTCATCAAGTGCAACGAGTTCGAGGGGCGGGGAATGTCCGCCGTCATCCTCGTCCTCGGCGGCCGCAAGCCCGACGGCTCGGACGCCACGAACGAGCTCTCCTACAGGTTCCTCGAGGCCTGCGGCCGCGTGCGAATGTATTTCCCCGGCTGCGACATCTCGTGGCATCGCGGCATGGACGCCGAGTTCCTGCGCTGCTGCGTCGCCCTCCTGCGCAACGGCAACGGCCAGCCGGCCTTCTTCAACGACGAGGTGATCGTCCGCGGCCTCGTCCGCAAGGGCATCCCCTTCGAGCACGCAGTGGACCATCTGCCGAGCACGTGCACGGAGACCTCCATCGCCGGCCGCACCAACCCCTGGGTCGCACACCCCTACGTCAACATCGCCCAATCGCTCCTCCACGCCCTCTTCGACGGCCAGGCGCCCGGCACGAACGAGCCCAGCCGTCCCCGCACAGGCCTGCCGCAGACGTTCGCCGAACTGCGGGACGCCTTCGTCCGCCAGCTCGAGTACGACGCCCACCAGGCCGTGGCCCGCGTGCTCCGCGACCAGTGGCACGCCTCGATGTACCGCCTCTTCCCCCTGCTGTCGTGCTTCATCCAGGGCTGCCTGGAGCGCGGGCGCGACATCGCCCAGGGCGGCTGCCTCTACACCTTCCTCCAACCCGAGGCGGTCGGCACATCGAACGTCGTGGACGGCCTGGCGGCGGTGAAGGTGCTGGTGCAGGACGAGAAGCGCTTCACCCTCGACGACTTCCGAGCGGCCATCTGCGCGAACTTCGCGGGCCACGAGGGCCTTCGCCGCGCCATCGTCCGCGAATGCCCGAAGCACGGCAACGACGTGCCGTGGGTCAACCAGCTCTTCGCCGACGTGGCCGGCGCCTGGTGCACCTATCTCGAGGGCCACACCAGCCTCTTCGGCGGCCCGGTGCTCCCCGGCTTCCTCGGCTGGACCGTGTGGATACACTTCGGCGAGCAGACGGCAGCCACGCCCGACGGGCGCCTCGCCGGCCAGCCGCTCGCGCACTCGCTCGCCCATCGCAGCGGCGTGAGGGTCAAGGGCTTCCCCTCGCTCGTCCTGTCGGCCTCGGGCTTCGACCAGTCGCGTGGACTCGGCGGCATCACGTTCAACGTCCGCTTCGGCGCCAACTCGCTCGCTGCCGAGGGCGGCGTCGAGCGGCTCAAGGCGATGATCGAGGCGGCGATGGACCTCGGCACCTATCAGGTGCAGGTGGACCTGGCGAGCAGCGAGGTCCTGCGCGACGCCCAGGCGCACCCCGAGAACCACGCGGACCTGCTCGTCCGCATCGGCGGCTACCTGGTGCCCTTCACCCTCCTGCCCCCCAAAGCCCAGGAGGACATCCTCGCCCGCACCGAGCTGGAACTGTGA